GGCCAGCAGCAATCGCACCATACAACTTATCATTTGTTGCCATCACTAAGTCTGATGAATACAAAGAAAAAGCTAATGAACTTCATAAGAAGCTTGTAGAAGCTGGTTTAGAAGTTGTCTATGATGATAGAAAAGCTGGACCGGGCTTCAAATTTAAAGATGCAGATCTTTTAGGACTACCACTTCAAGTTGTGCTTGGTGAAAGAGATCATAAAGAAGATGGCCTTCTCGAAATTAGAGTAAGACGAACTGGTGAAAAAATTAAAATTTCAGAAGACGAGCTTATCGTTAAAGTTAATGAGCTTTTAAAGGACCTTTAATGGAACAAGATATCATTGTTGGAGTACATTCTATTGTACATGCGATTCGAAATCCTAGACGTAAGATTATTGAGCTTGTTGCTTGCGAAGAGGGACTCGACAAGCTTTACAAAATGGGCGGAATAAAAAAACAAGAGCTTGATGGGTTGAAAGTAAAATTAGTTTCTTCGCACAAAGTTCAAGAACTAGCTAAAGAGCTTTACGCACAAGAAGACTTTCAATACTCGAGAGTTCCATCTGGCGTTTACCTGTTAACAAGTCAGAAAGAAGTATTAGAAACAAAGCCATTATTTGATGCAATCGATAACGGTGAAGAAGTAAAGATTCTATGTCTTGATGGAGTAACGGATGTCCACAACGCTGGTGCTATCATGCGTACAGCAGCGTTTTACAATGTTTCTCATATTGTTTTTGCAGTAAAAAATAAATTTAATATTGGGCCTTCAATGGCCCGTATTGCATCTGGCGCGCTAGAGTATATTGAAATTGTTAAATGCAATTCTCTGCCTAAGTTTTTATCAGCAATAATTAAGCGTAATGTAACACCTATTGGGCTTACGGAGCATACTGACGATAACGACTTAGGTGAAATAGAGGGGATTAAGTGCCTCGTTCTTGGAGCAGAAGATAGAGGATTATCACATGCTACAGTTCGCTTGTTAGAAAAGAAAATACGTTTAGAACCAATCGGTAAAATTGAGTCTTTAAATGTATCTGTTGCTGCGGCGATTGGTATGGAAAAAGTTTTTTCTAAAAAATAAGTTAAAAAAAGCTTGCCAGCTTTTTAATTCTACTTTATAACTTATTTCCATCGCAAGTAATGTTTGCTGGCATAGCTCAGTTGGCTAGAGCAGCGGTTTTGTAAACCGCAGGTCGTAGGTTCGAGTCCTATTGCCAGCTCCATTCTTTACAGCGGTTGTGGCGAGGTTGCCGAGTGGCCAAAGGCAACAGACTGTAAATCTGTCGGGGTATCCCTTCGATGGTTCGAATCCATCTCTCGCCACCATTTTGAAAATATTTCTTTACAGAGTGTTTTTAAAAGGTTATAAAATTTAAATCTTATGCGGGCGTAACTCAGTTGGTAGAGTGTCAGCCTTCCAAGCTGAATGTCGCAAGTTCGAACCTTGTCGCCCGCTCCATTAAAAAGATCCTCTTTGAGGATCTTTTTTTTTGCCAAAAATCGAAACTCATTATTTAATTATATGAAAGTTATTTTGTGCTCGCGTGGCTCAGGGGTAGAGTACTTCCTTGGTAAGGAAGAGGTCACGGGTTCAAATCCCGTCGTGAGCTCCATTTTATTTCCTGTTAATAAACTTTTTTGTGGCCTTAAGTATAGATTTTACTGGCAATTCAAGTTTTTTATGTTATCAAAATGGCAATATGAAATTTGTGGGTTAGATTTTAACTTGGATGGCATTTTTTTTATGTTGAATCTAAGTCGAATATAGTCGATACTTACAACTCAAAATTAGCTTTTAGTTATAGTAATTATTAAGACAAACATAATGTTATGTTTAACTTTTTTAAGGAG
The DNA window shown above is from Bacteriovorax sp. BAL6_X and carries:
- a CDS encoding RNA methyltransferase, with amino-acid sequence MEQDIIVGVHSIVHAIRNPRRKIIELVACEEGLDKLYKMGGIKKQELDGLKVKLVSSHKVQELAKELYAQEDFQYSRVPSGVYLLTSQKEVLETKPLFDAIDNGEEVKILCLDGVTDVHNAGAIMRTAAFYNVSHIVFAVKNKFNIGPSMARIASGALEYIEIVKCNSLPKFLSAIIKRNVTPIGLTEHTDDNDLGEIEGIKCLVLGAEDRGLSHATVRLLEKKIRLEPIGKIESLNVSVAAAIGMEKVFSKK